A genomic segment from Pseudomonas mendocina encodes:
- a CDS encoding Orn/Lys/Arg family decarboxylase encodes MYKDLKFPVLIVHRDIKADTVAGDRVRAIAQELTQDGFSILPTASAAEGRIVASTHHGLACILVAAEGAGENSRLLQDMVELIRVARVRAPQLPIFALGEQVTIENAPAEAMADLNHLRGILYLYEDTVSFLARQVARAAHNYLDGLLPPFFKALVQHTAQSNYSWHTPGHGGGVAYRKSPVGQAFHQFFGENTLRSDLSVSVPELGSLLDHTGPLAEAEARAARNFGADHTFFVINGTSTANKIVWHSMVGRDDLVLVDRNCHKSILHSIIMTGAIPLYLCPERNELGIIGPIPLSEFSRESIQAKIDASPLARGRAPKVKLAVVTNSTYDGLCYNAEMVKQALGDSVEVLHFDEAWYAYAAFHEFYAGRYGMGTQCDEHSPLVFTTHSTHKLLAAFSQASMIHVQDGGQRQLDRDRFNEAFMMHISTSPQYGIIASLDVASAMMEGPAGRSLIQETFDEALSFRRALANVRRNLSAEDWWFSIWQPGAADGADSLSTADWVLQPDADWHGFGEVASDYVLLDPIKVTLVMPGLNAAGKLEQQGIPAAVVSKFLWERGLVVEKTGLYSFLVLFSMGITKGKWSTLLTELLEFKRSYDANLPLIDVLPSIAHAGGGRYQCMGLRDLCDALHGCYRENATAKALKSMYTALPELAIKPADAYDRLVRGEVEAVPIDQLQGRIAAVMLVPYPPGIPLIMPGERFTAATRSILDYLAFARTFDQAFPGFDIDVHGLQTEAGEYCVDCLVE; translated from the coding sequence ATGTATAAAGATCTCAAGTTTCCCGTCCTAATCGTGCACCGCGATATCAAGGCCGATACCGTGGCCGGTGATCGCGTGCGCGCCATCGCGCAGGAGCTCACTCAGGACGGATTCAGCATCCTGCCCACGGCGAGCGCCGCCGAGGGGCGCATCGTCGCCTCCACCCATCACGGTCTGGCCTGCATTCTGGTGGCCGCCGAGGGAGCGGGGGAGAACAGCCGCCTGCTGCAGGACATGGTCGAGCTGATCCGTGTGGCCCGGGTGAGGGCGCCACAATTGCCGATCTTCGCCCTGGGCGAGCAGGTCACCATCGAGAACGCGCCTGCCGAGGCCATGGCCGATCTCAACCACCTGCGCGGCATCCTCTATCTCTACGAAGACACCGTGTCCTTTCTGGCCCGGCAGGTTGCGCGGGCGGCGCACAATTACCTTGATGGTCTGCTGCCGCCCTTCTTCAAGGCATTGGTGCAACACACCGCGCAATCCAACTATTCCTGGCATACGCCGGGTCATGGCGGTGGTGTGGCCTATCGCAAGAGTCCGGTCGGCCAGGCTTTCCACCAGTTCTTTGGTGAAAACACCCTGCGCTCGGACCTGTCGGTCTCTGTGCCGGAGCTGGGTTCGCTGCTCGACCACACTGGCCCGCTGGCGGAAGCTGAGGCTCGTGCCGCGCGCAACTTCGGCGCCGACCATACCTTCTTCGTGATCAACGGCACGTCCACGGCGAACAAGATCGTCTGGCATTCGATGGTCGGGCGTGACGATCTGGTACTGGTGGACCGCAACTGCCACAAGTCGATCCTGCATTCGATCATCATGACCGGCGCGATCCCGCTGTACCTGTGCCCCGAGCGCAACGAGCTGGGCATCATCGGGCCGATCCCGCTCTCGGAGTTCAGCCGTGAGTCGATCCAGGCCAAGATCGACGCCAGCCCGCTGGCACGGGGTCGCGCACCCAAGGTCAAGCTGGCTGTAGTGACCAACTCCACCTATGACGGGCTCTGCTACAACGCCGAGATGGTCAAGCAGGCCCTTGGTGACTCGGTGGAAGTGCTGCATTTCGACGAGGCCTGGTATGCCTACGCCGCCTTCCATGAGTTCTATGCTGGCCGCTACGGTATGGGCACCCAATGCGACGAGCATTCGCCGCTGGTGTTCACCACCCATTCCACGCACAAGCTGCTGGCCGCATTCAGCCAGGCTTCGATGATCCACGTGCAGGATGGCGGCCAGCGCCAACTGGATCGCGATCGCTTCAATGAAGCCTTCATGATGCACATCTCCACTTCGCCGCAGTACGGCATCATCGCCTCGCTGGATGTGGCCTCGGCGATGATGGAGGGGCCGGCCGGGCGTTCGCTGATTCAGGAAACCTTCGACGAGGCACTGAGCTTCCGCCGCGCCTTGGCCAACGTGCGGCGTAACCTGAGCGCCGAGGACTGGTGGTTCAGTATCTGGCAGCCGGGCGCTGCCGACGGTGCCGACAGCCTGTCCACCGCAGACTGGGTGCTGCAGCCAGACGCCGATTGGCATGGCTTCGGCGAAGTGGCCAGCGACTATGTGCTGCTCGATCCGATCAAGGTCACGCTGGTGATGCCGGGCCTCAATGCCGCCGGCAAGCTGGAGCAGCAGGGCATTCCTGCCGCGGTTGTCAGCAAGTTCCTCTGGGAGCGCGGCCTGGTGGTGGAAAAGACCGGCCTTTATTCCTTCCTGGTGCTGTTCTCCATGGGCATCACCAAGGGCAAGTGGAGCACGCTGCTGACCGAGTTGCTGGAGTTCAAGCGCAGCTACGATGCCAACCTGCCGCTGATCGATGTGTTGCCCTCCATCGCCCACGCGGGCGGTGGGCGTTATCAGTGTATGGGCCTGCGTGACCTGTGTGACGCGTTGCACGGTTGCTACCGCGAAAACGCCACGGCCAAGGCGCTGAAGAGCATGTACACAGCGTTGCCCGAGCTGGCTATCAAACCAGCCGACGCCTATGACCGGCTGGTGCGCGGTGAGGTGGAGGCGGTGCCTATCGATCAGTTGCAGGGGCGTATCGCTGCAGTGATGCTGGTGCCTTATCCGCCAGGCATTCCGCTGATCATGCCGGGCGAACGCTTCACGGCGGCGACGCGCTCGATTCTCGACTACCTGGCATTCGCCAGAACCTTCGATCAGGCCTTCCCGGGTTTCGACATCGACGTGCATGGCCTGCAAACCGAAGCGGGCGAGTACTGCGTGGACTGCCTGGTCGAATAA
- a CDS encoding crotonase/enoyl-CoA hydratase family protein — MSDYQAFRVELVDKIAHVQINRPDKINAMNADFWREIIEIFQWVDDTDAARVVVLSGAGKHFSSGIDLMLLASVGAQLGKDVGRNATALRRKILELQASFNAVDNCRKPVLAAIQGYCIGGAIDLISACDMRYSTVDAQFSIKEIDMGMAADVGTLQRLPSIIGDGMMRELAYTGRSIDGHEAARIGLVNRTYEDQEALLAGVMETAAQIAAKSPIAVRGTKEMIRYMRDHRVDDGLEYIATWNAAMLQSEDLRLAMSAHMTKQKPEFAD; from the coding sequence ATGTCCGACTATCAAGCCTTCCGCGTCGAGCTGGTGGACAAGATCGCCCACGTGCAGATCAACCGTCCGGACAAGATTAACGCCATGAATGCCGACTTCTGGCGTGAGATCATCGAGATATTCCAATGGGTCGACGACACCGATGCAGCGCGTGTGGTGGTGCTCTCCGGGGCGGGCAAGCACTTCTCCTCAGGCATTGACCTGATGCTGCTGGCGTCTGTCGGCGCCCAACTGGGCAAGGACGTCGGTCGCAACGCCACCGCGCTGCGTCGCAAGATTCTCGAACTGCAAGCCTCCTTCAATGCTGTCGACAACTGCCGCAAGCCGGTGCTGGCGGCCATCCAGGGTTATTGCATCGGTGGTGCCATCGATCTGATCAGCGCCTGCGACATGCGCTATTCCACTGTCGATGCGCAGTTCTCGATCAAGGAAATCGATATGGGCATGGCTGCCGATGTGGGCACCCTGCAACGCCTGCCGAGCATCATCGGCGACGGCATGATGCGTGAGCTGGCTTACACCGGACGCAGCATCGACGGCCACGAGGCGGCTCGCATCGGCCTGGTCAACCGCACCTATGAAGATCAGGAGGCCCTGCTGGCCGGGGTAATGGAAACTGCCGCGCAAATCGCTGCCAAGTCGCCGATTGCCGTACGCGGTACCAAGGAAATGATTCGCTACATGCGCGATCACCGCGTCGACGACGGCCTGGAATATATCGCCACCTGGAACGCCGCGATGCTCCAATCCGAAGACCTGCGCCTGGCCATGTCAGCGCACATGACCAAGCAGAAGCCGGAGTTCGCCGACTGA
- the nudC gene encoding NAD(+) diphosphatase, protein MVWRNTFLDPAQPGGWALLYSQQHFLADSNGVLFPRDWIKRQDLPIIGEQGIGHFGEDAVYLVQVKPSAALDGCNWQSLRQFMLQGEAETFRMLAYAAQIGTWYSEHRFCGSCGAPTRQLSGERAMRCDSCESQHYPRLAPSMIVLVTRGDEVLLARSPRFVTGVYSTLAGFVEPGESVEHCVAREVREEVGLEVKSLQYIGSQGWPFPHSLMLGFHAEYAGGDIVMQEDEIEDARWFRIDDLPPLPASRSIARHLIDLYVARRLGLPEPTLPV, encoded by the coding sequence ATGGTCTGGCGTAATACGTTCCTCGATCCGGCCCAGCCGGGTGGCTGGGCGCTGCTCTACAGCCAGCAGCACTTTCTTGCCGACAGCAATGGTGTGCTGTTCCCGCGTGACTGGATCAAGCGCCAGGATCTGCCGATCATCGGCGAGCAGGGCATTGGCCATTTCGGTGAGGACGCCGTCTATCTCGTACAGGTCAAACCGTCGGCCGCGCTGGATGGCTGCAACTGGCAGAGCCTGCGCCAGTTCATGTTGCAGGGCGAGGCGGAAACCTTCCGCATGCTCGCCTACGCCGCGCAGATCGGCACCTGGTACTCCGAGCATCGTTTCTGCGGCAGTTGCGGTGCGCCGACCCGGCAGCTTTCTGGCGAGCGGGCCATGCGTTGTGACAGCTGCGAATCGCAGCATTATCCGCGCCTGGCGCCGAGCATGATCGTGCTGGTGACGCGTGGCGATGAAGTCCTGCTCGCGCGTTCGCCGCGTTTCGTGACAGGGGTCTACAGCACTCTGGCGGGCTTCGTCGAACCCGGTGAGTCGGTTGAACATTGCGTGGCGCGCGAGGTGCGCGAGGAAGTCGGGCTCGAAGTGAAGAGCTTGCAGTACATCGGTAGCCAGGGCTGGCCGTTCCCACATTCGCTGATGCTCGGCTTCCATGCCGAATATGCCGGTGGCGATATCGTCATGCAGGAAGACGAAATCGAGGATGCGCGCTGGTTCCGTATCGATGATCTGCCGCCGCTGCCGGCATCGCGGTCCATCGCCCGCCATCTGATCGATCTCTACGTTGCCAGGCGCCTGGGTCTTCCCGAGCCGACGCTGCCGGTGTAA
- a CDS encoding TSUP family transporter: MPFALELAIDPSTLAILALVAFIAGFIDAIAGGGGLLTIPALLTAGLPPHLVLGTNKLCATFGSGTAALTFYRRKLFNPAQWRNALLATLIGALLGAIIAHWMPAAWLNQMLPVIVFACGIYLLFGRMPEAPAEHDLPIARGRQWPQGLGLGLYDGVAGPGTGAFWTVSSLLMYPLDLVRASGVARTMNFVSNAAALAVFIAFGQVAWVLGLSMGAALMVGAFLGARTAIKGGSKFIRPVFITVVLALTARLVWQHWFG; the protein is encoded by the coding sequence ATGCCTTTCGCCCTCGAGCTCGCCATTGACCCCAGTACCCTAGCCATTCTCGCCCTGGTCGCCTTCATCGCCGGCTTCATCGACGCCATTGCCGGTGGAGGCGGCCTGCTGACCATTCCGGCTTTGCTGACCGCCGGCTTGCCGCCGCACCTGGTGCTGGGCACCAACAAGCTCTGCGCCACCTTCGGTTCGGGTACCGCTGCCCTGACCTTCTACCGGCGCAAGCTGTTCAACCCCGCACAATGGCGCAATGCCCTGCTGGCGACGCTGATTGGCGCCCTGCTGGGAGCCATCATCGCCCACTGGATGCCGGCCGCCTGGCTCAACCAGATGCTGCCGGTGATCGTCTTCGCCTGCGGCATTTACCTGTTGTTCGGCCGTATGCCGGAGGCGCCAGCCGAACACGACCTGCCGATTGCCCGTGGCCGGCAGTGGCCACAGGGGCTGGGACTGGGGCTCTACGATGGCGTGGCCGGCCCTGGCACCGGCGCATTCTGGACGGTCAGCAGCCTGCTGATGTATCCGCTCGACCTGGTGCGTGCCAGCGGTGTGGCGCGCACCATGAACTTCGTCAGCAACGCGGCAGCGCTTGCGGTGTTCATCGCCTTTGGCCAGGTGGCCTGGGTACTCGGCCTGAGCATGGGCGCGGCCTTGATGGTCGGCGCATTCCTCGGCGCACGCACCGCGATCAAGGGCGGCTCGAAATTCATTCGTCCGGTATTCATCACCGTGGTACTGGCGCTGACCGCCCGCCTGGTCTGGCAGCACTGGTTTGGCTGA
- a CDS encoding membrane protein: MQYDGLAWAVALLAVLALLVALRILLNTGWFLGWLRGTCGLAFLALAGLVGLVAYDLYAYEPLQAGKPLVTLSFKADGPQRYQVTLLEGSRERTVTLEGDMWQLDGRLIRWKGLAGLIGLEPGYRLERLSGRFLAIEQQALAQHGRVQLAESPYGIDLWRWLRLNQRDLLLFDPQALRVTYLPIAADAVYSVSLTPTGLLAEPMNSAAEAALKDW, translated from the coding sequence ATGCAATACGACGGGTTGGCCTGGGCCGTGGCGCTGTTGGCCGTGTTGGCGCTGCTGGTGGCATTGCGCATTCTGCTCAATACGGGCTGGTTCCTCGGTTGGTTGCGTGGCACCTGTGGTCTGGCATTTCTGGCCCTGGCCGGATTGGTCGGCCTGGTGGCGTACGACTTGTACGCCTACGAGCCGCTGCAGGCGGGCAAGCCACTGGTCACGCTGAGTTTCAAGGCCGACGGTCCGCAGCGTTATCAGGTGACGCTGCTCGAAGGTAGTCGTGAGCGCACGGTCACGCTCGAGGGCGACATGTGGCAACTCGATGGCCGTTTGATTCGCTGGAAGGGTTTGGCCGGACTGATCGGTCTTGAGCCGGGTTATCGCCTGGAGCGCCTGTCCGGCCGCTTTCTTGCCATCGAGCAGCAGGCGCTGGCGCAACATGGCCGCGTGCAATTGGCCGAAAGCCCCTATGGCATCGACCTGTGGCGCTGGCTGCGCCTGAATCAGCGTGACTTGCTGCTGTTCGATCCGCAGGCGTTGCGCGTCACCTACCTGCCGATTGCCGCTGACGCGGTCTACAGCGTTAGCCTGACACCAACGGGTTTGCTTGCCGAGCCAATGAACTCAGCGGCGGAAGCTGCGCTGAAGGATTGGTAG
- a CDS encoding SDR family oxidoreductase — translation MSKTQLFDLDGKIAFVSGASRGIGEAIAKLLAQQGAHVIVSSRKIDGCQAVADAIIADGGKATAIACHIGEMEQIQSVFAQIREQFGRLDILVNNAATNPQFCNVLDTDLGAFQKTVDVNIRGYYFMSIEGGKLMKENGGGSIINVASINGVSPGEFQGIYSVTKAAVISMTKVFAKECAQFGIRCNALLPGLTDTKFASALTKNDAILKHALQRIPLKRVADPSEMAGAVLYLASDASSYTTGVALNVDGGFLS, via the coding sequence ATGTCCAAGACCCAACTGTTCGACCTCGACGGCAAGATCGCCTTCGTCTCCGGCGCCAGCCGCGGCATCGGCGAAGCCATCGCCAAGCTACTGGCGCAGCAAGGCGCTCACGTGATCGTTTCCAGCCGCAAGATCGACGGCTGCCAGGCCGTGGCTGACGCCATCATTGCCGACGGCGGCAAGGCCACTGCCATCGCCTGCCACATTGGCGAGATGGAGCAGATCCAGAGCGTCTTCGCGCAGATCCGCGAGCAGTTCGGCCGCCTCGACATCCTGGTCAACAACGCCGCCACCAACCCGCAGTTCTGCAACGTGCTGGACACCGACCTGGGCGCTTTCCAGAAAACCGTCGACGTGAACATCCGTGGCTACTACTTCATGTCCATCGAAGGCGGCAAGCTGATGAAGGAAAACGGTGGCGGCTCGATCATCAACGTCGCCTCGATCAATGGCGTCTCTCCGGGGGAGTTCCAGGGCATCTACTCGGTGACCAAGGCCGCCGTGATCAGCATGACCAAGGTCTTCGCCAAGGAATGCGCGCAGTTCGGCATTCGCTGCAACGCCCTGCTGCCGGGCCTGACCGACACCAAGTTCGCTTCGGCGCTGACCAAGAACGACGCCATCCTCAAGCACGCCCTGCAGCGCATTCCGCTCAAGCGCGTAGCCGACCCGAGCGAAATGGCCGGCGCCGTGCTGTACCTGGCCAGCGACGCCTCCAGCTATACCACTGGCGTCGCCCTGAACGTGGACGGTGGCTTCCTTTCCTGA
- a CDS encoding phosphotransferase family protein translates to MALTDQSTRIRTGEELDAGVIDAYLKANIPGLSGEARISQFPGGASNLTYLIEYPQQEFVLRRPPFGHKAKSAHDMGREYRILNQLNAGFPYCPKAYVHCTDESVIGAEFYVMERVKGIILRSEMPAELNFSAEQTTALCKSFIDKLVELHNVDYDACGLGDLGKPEGYVARQIKGWSDRYEKALTPDAPTWEPVKAWLNDKMPADHHKPGIVHNDYRFDNVILDPNNPMQIIGVLDWEMTTIGDPLMDLGNTLAYWIEAGDPAPVQLMRRQPSNAPGMLTRQQFVNYYAEKAGIAINSFDFYYTYGLFRLAGIVQQIYYRFYHGQTQDKRFAQFIHMNKLLEQMCLQVIGKSTL, encoded by the coding sequence ATGGCGCTCACTGACCAATCCACCCGCATCCGCACGGGCGAAGAACTCGACGCTGGCGTCATCGATGCCTACCTGAAAGCCAATATCCCGGGCCTGAGCGGCGAAGCGAGAATCAGCCAGTTTCCCGGTGGCGCATCCAACCTGACCTATCTGATCGAATACCCGCAGCAGGAATTCGTCCTGCGCCGCCCGCCATTCGGCCACAAGGCCAAGTCCGCTCACGACATGGGCCGTGAGTACCGCATTCTCAATCAGCTCAATGCCGGCTTTCCCTATTGCCCCAAGGCCTACGTGCACTGCACCGATGAATCGGTGATCGGTGCTGAGTTCTACGTGATGGAGCGGGTCAAGGGCATCATCCTACGCTCGGAAATGCCGGCCGAACTGAACTTCAGCGCCGAGCAGACCACAGCGCTGTGCAAGAGCTTCATCGACAAGCTGGTGGAGTTGCACAACGTCGACTACGACGCCTGCGGCCTGGGTGACCTGGGCAAGCCCGAGGGTTATGTCGCGCGCCAGATCAAGGGCTGGAGCGACCGCTACGAGAAGGCGCTGACACCGGACGCACCGACCTGGGAACCGGTCAAAGCCTGGCTCAACGACAAGATGCCGGCCGACCACCACAAGCCAGGCATCGTGCACAACGACTACCGCTTCGACAACGTGATCCTCGACCCGAACAACCCGATGCAGATCATCGGCGTGCTCGACTGGGAGATGACCACCATCGGCGATCCGCTGATGGATCTGGGCAACACCCTCGCCTATTGGATCGAAGCCGGCGACCCGGCACCAGTGCAGTTGATGCGCCGCCAGCCGAGCAACGCGCCAGGCATGCTCACGCGTCAGCAGTTCGTCAACTACTACGCCGAAAAGGCCGGCATCGCGATCAACAGTTTCGACTTCTACTACACCTACGGCCTGTTCCGCCTGGCCGGCATCGTGCAGCAGATCTACTACCGCTTCTACCATGGCCAGACCCAGGACAAGCGCTTCGCCCAGTTCATTCACATGAACAAGCTGCTGGAGCAGATGTGCCTGCAGGTCATCGGCAAATCCACTCTCTAA
- a CDS encoding SCP2 sterol-binding domain-containing protein codes for MSVADIAQTMQSKFNASAAAGLDLVFQFNIEDGENYALIVKDGTCALEQGDNPNANVTLIMDSETLKGIVSGETDGMQAFMAGKLRAEGDMMLAMKLGELFPV; via the coding sequence ATGAGTGTTGCTGACATCGCCCAAACCATGCAATCCAAGTTCAACGCCAGCGCCGCTGCCGGCCTGGACCTGGTGTTCCAGTTCAACATCGAAGATGGCGAGAACTACGCGCTGATCGTCAAGGACGGCACCTGCGCCCTCGAGCAAGGCGACAACCCGAACGCCAACGTGACCCTGATCATGGACAGCGAAACCCTCAAGGGCATCGTCAGCGGCGAAACCGACGGCATGCAGGCCTTCATGGCTGGCAAGCTGCGCGCTGAAGGCGACATGATGCTGGCGATGAAGCTGGGCGAACTGTTCCCGGTCTGA
- a CDS encoding histidine phosphatase family protein — MGSIYLIRHGQASFGADDYDVLSPVGVRQAEVLGEHLEQLGITLDRCVSGSLRRQQHTANAALQRMSNAPALDIDEAFNEFDADAVIRTLLPDLLPEEPEALHILRNGAQNRAEFQRLFAKLIHRWISGEHDKPGLQSWQAYIEQVEGGLQRILQHAGSKQNVAVFTSGGTITALLHLITGVPSAKAFELNWQIVNTSLSQLKFRGREVSLASFNSHVHLQLLKAPELITYR, encoded by the coding sequence GTGGGCAGCATCTATCTGATTCGACATGGCCAGGCCTCATTCGGTGCAGACGACTATGATGTCCTGTCTCCCGTAGGCGTGCGCCAGGCCGAAGTGCTGGGCGAACATCTCGAGCAACTCGGCATCACCCTCGATCGCTGCGTCAGCGGCAGCCTGCGCCGTCAGCAGCACACGGCCAATGCGGCGCTGCAACGCATGAGCAATGCGCCTGCGCTGGATATCGACGAGGCCTTCAACGAATTCGATGCCGACGCGGTGATTCGCACGCTGCTGCCAGACCTGCTGCCGGAAGAACCCGAAGCGCTGCATATCCTGCGCAATGGCGCGCAGAATCGCGCCGAGTTCCAGCGCCTGTTCGCCAAGCTGATCCATCGCTGGATTTCCGGTGAGCATGACAAACCCGGCCTGCAAAGCTGGCAAGCCTACATCGAGCAGGTCGAAGGTGGTCTGCAGCGCATCCTCCAACACGCAGGCAGCAAACAGAACGTTGCCGTATTCACCTCCGGCGGCACCATCACCGCCCTGCTACACCTGATCACCGGAGTGCCTTCGGCAAAGGCCTTCGAACTGAATTGGCAAATCGTCAATACCTCGCTCAGCCAGCTGAAATTCCGTGGCCGTGAGGTGAGTCTGGCTTCCTTCAACAGCCATGTGCATCTACAGCTGCTGAAGGCGCCGGAGCTCATTACCTACCGATGA
- the sohB gene encoding protease SohB, translating into MEFLSEYASFLAKTLTLVVAIVVVLVAIAATRGRGRRAGGQLQVQKLNDFYKDLRERLEQSVLSKDQLKASRKAEVKAAKQEKKAPPSKPRVFVLDFDGDIKASATDNLRHEVTALLSMAKAEDEVVLRLESGGGMVHSYGLASSQLVRIRDAGIPLTVCVDKVAASGGYMMACIGQKILSAPFAILGSIGVVAQLPNVHRLLKKHEIDFEVLTAGEYKRTLTVFGENTEKGREKFQEDLETTHELFKGFVARYRPQLDIDAIATGEVWLGMAAQERLLVDELKTSDQYLAERAAEAELFHLHFAQKKSLQERVGLAASMALDRFVLTWLSRLNQQRFW; encoded by the coding sequence GTGGAGTTTCTTAGCGAGTACGCCAGCTTTCTGGCGAAAACCCTGACCCTGGTGGTCGCCATCGTCGTGGTACTGGTGGCCATCGCTGCCACTCGCGGTCGAGGCCGGCGCGCAGGCGGCCAGCTGCAGGTACAGAAGCTCAATGATTTCTACAAGGACCTGCGCGAGCGTCTGGAGCAGAGCGTGCTGTCCAAGGACCAGCTCAAAGCTTCGCGCAAGGCCGAGGTCAAGGCCGCCAAGCAGGAGAAGAAGGCACCTCCGAGCAAACCGCGCGTGTTCGTGCTGGATTTCGATGGTGACATCAAGGCGTCGGCGACTGACAACCTGCGCCATGAAGTGACCGCGCTGCTGTCGATGGCCAAGGCCGAGGATGAAGTGGTGCTGCGCCTGGAAAGCGGTGGTGGCATGGTGCACAGCTATGGCCTGGCCTCTTCGCAGTTGGTGCGCATCCGCGACGCTGGCATTCCGCTGACCGTGTGCGTTGACAAGGTAGCCGCCAGCGGCGGTTACATGATGGCTTGCATCGGCCAGAAGATTCTCAGCGCGCCGTTCGCCATTCTCGGCTCCATCGGTGTTGTGGCGCAGTTGCCCAACGTGCATCGCTTGCTGAAGAAGCACGAGATCGACTTTGAAGTGCTGACAGCTGGTGAATACAAGCGCACCCTGACCGTGTTCGGCGAAAACACCGAAAAGGGCCGGGAGAAATTCCAGGAAGACCTGGAAACCACTCACGAGCTGTTCAAGGGCTTCGTCGCCCGGTACCGCCCGCAGCTGGATATCGACGCCATCGCCACCGGCGAAGTCTGGCTGGGCATGGCGGCGCAGGAGCGTTTGCTGGTAGACGAGCTCAAGACCAGTGATCAGTACCTGGCTGAGCGCGCCGCCGAAGCTGAACTGTTCCACCTGCATTTCGCTCAGAAAAAGAGTCTGCAGGAACGCGTCGGGCTGGCTGCGAGCATGGCTTTGGACCGTTTCGTGCTGACCTGGCTGAGTCGACTCAACCAGCAGCGCTTCTGGTAA
- a CDS encoding YhdH/YhfP family quinone oxidoreductase — MTEFKALLVSEGTDGSFQSEVVQRNVEQLPQGELLIRVRYSSLNYKDALSASGNRGVTKAYPHTPGIDAAGVVEASSVAEFAVGDEVIVTGYDLGMNTAGGFGQYIRVPAAWAIKRPQGLPLREAMILGTAGLTAALCVDKLEQAGVTPEAGTVLVTGATGGVGSIAVVLLKQLGYRVAAATGKAEQAEFLRGLGADEIVSREELQQGSERPMLKERWAAAVDTVGGDILFNVVKSLRHSGSVACCGLTAGVSFQASVLPFILRGVNLLGVDSVELPLVVKASMWDKLSLQWKLDLSALCREVELAELPEAIDRILAGGMVGRILVRLD, encoded by the coding sequence ATGACCGAGTTCAAGGCCTTGCTGGTCAGTGAAGGCACCGATGGCAGCTTCCAGAGTGAAGTCGTCCAGCGCAACGTCGAGCAACTGCCGCAAGGCGAACTGCTGATCCGCGTGCGCTATTCCTCGCTCAATTACAAGGACGCGCTGTCCGCCAGTGGCAATCGTGGAGTGACCAAGGCCTATCCGCATACGCCCGGCATCGACGCAGCGGGCGTGGTCGAGGCCTCCAGCGTGGCGGAGTTCGCCGTCGGTGACGAGGTCATCGTCACCGGCTATGACCTGGGCATGAATACCGCCGGCGGCTTCGGTCAGTACATCCGCGTGCCGGCGGCCTGGGCGATCAAGCGCCCGCAGGGGCTGCCGCTGCGTGAGGCGATGATCCTCGGTACTGCCGGCCTGACCGCCGCACTGTGCGTGGACAAGCTGGAGCAGGCGGGTGTCACGCCCGAGGCCGGTACCGTATTGGTCACCGGTGCCACGGGTGGTGTCGGCAGCATTGCGGTCGTACTGCTCAAACAGCTCGGTTATCGTGTGGCCGCAGCCACCGGCAAGGCTGAGCAGGCCGAGTTTCTGCGTGGCCTGGGGGCCGACGAGATCGTAAGCCGTGAAGAGCTGCAGCAGGGCAGCGAGCGTCCGATGCTCAAGGAGCGCTGGGCGGCTGCGGTGGATACGGTGGGCGGCGATATCCTGTTCAACGTGGTCAAGTCGCTGCGCCACAGCGGCAGCGTGGCCTGCTGCGGGCTGACCGCCGGCGTCAGCTTCCAGGCTAGCGTACTGCCGTTCATCCTGCGGGGGGTCAACCTGCTGGGCGTGGACTCGGTGGAGTTGCCGCTGGTGGTCAAGGCTTCGATGTGGGACAAGCTGTCGCTACAGTGGAAGCTTGATCTTTCGGCGCTTTGCCGGGAAGTCGAGTTGGCAGAATTGCCCGAGGCCATCGACCGCATACTGGCTGGCGGCATGGTTGGCCGGATACTGGTGCGACTCGATTGA
- a CDS encoding hotdog fold domain-containing protein encodes MSQMLQMFQQAGASHFSTMIGQVAPYFASIAPQMIELRPGYAEVHFAKRREVLNHIGTVHAIALCNAAELAAGSMTDASIPGDCRWIPRGMTVEYLAKADGDIRTVADGSEVDWGKTGDIKVPVMAYVGDKAVFRAEITMYVSRT; translated from the coding sequence ATGAGTCAGATGTTGCAGATGTTCCAACAGGCAGGTGCTAGCCATTTCAGTACGATGATCGGTCAAGTCGCCCCTTATTTCGCTAGCATCGCACCGCAGATGATCGAACTGCGCCCAGGCTATGCCGAGGTGCATTTTGCCAAACGCCGTGAGGTGCTGAATCACATCGGTACGGTGCACGCTATCGCTTTGTGCAACGCCGCCGAACTCGCCGCCGGCAGCATGACCGACGCCTCGATCCCCGGCGATTGCCGCTGGATTCCCAGGGGAATGACGGTGGAATATCTGGCAAAGGCCGACGGCGATATCCGCACGGTGGCCGATGGCAGCGAGGTGGATTGGGGAAAGACCGGCGACATCAAGGTACCGGTGATGGCCTACGTCGGTGATAAGGCGGTATTCCGCGCCGAGATCACCATGTATGTGAGCAGGACCTGA